Proteins encoded within one genomic window of Couchioplanes caeruleus:
- a CDS encoding LLM class F420-dependent oxidoreductase has translation MRVCLFVEPHRGATYSDQLTLARHAEEAGFDGFFRADHYQSMGADPGVPGPTDAWITLAGLARETSRLRLGTLVNSATFRLPGPLAIMVAQVDAMSGGRIELGMGAGWLQREHTSYGIPFPPLAERFDRMAEQLAIITGLWATPDGATFSYDGKHYRLLDAPALPKPVQRPGPPVIVGGRGPRRTPELAARFADEFNMPFKTVAETATAFERVRRACDTYARPADRPLSLSAGVVVAVGRTDAEAQRRAAPLHVPSALPPEDPVVGSPDALVQRLGELAEIGATRVHLRIIEMSDLDHVDLIAGRVLPQLANQ, from the coding sequence ATGCGCGTCTGCCTCTTCGTCGAGCCGCATCGCGGCGCCACCTACTCCGACCAGCTCACCCTCGCCCGACATGCCGAGGAAGCCGGCTTCGACGGCTTCTTCCGGGCCGATCACTACCAGTCGATGGGCGCCGACCCGGGAGTGCCTGGACCGACCGACGCCTGGATCACCCTGGCCGGCCTGGCGCGGGAAACCTCCCGGCTGCGGCTCGGCACGCTGGTCAACTCCGCGACGTTCCGGCTGCCCGGCCCGCTGGCGATCATGGTCGCCCAGGTGGACGCGATGAGCGGCGGCCGGATCGAGCTCGGCATGGGTGCGGGCTGGCTCCAGCGTGAGCACACCTCCTACGGCATCCCCTTCCCGCCGCTGGCCGAACGCTTCGACCGGATGGCCGAACAGCTCGCGATCATCACCGGGCTGTGGGCCACCCCGGACGGCGCCACGTTTTCGTACGACGGCAAGCACTACCGCCTGCTGGACGCGCCCGCCCTGCCCAAGCCGGTGCAGCGGCCGGGCCCGCCGGTGATCGTCGGCGGCCGGGGCCCGCGGCGCACCCCGGAACTCGCCGCCCGCTTCGCGGACGAGTTCAACATGCCGTTCAAGACGGTGGCAGAGACGGCGACGGCCTTCGAGAGGGTACGCCGGGCCTGCGACACGTACGCGCGTCCGGCCGACCGGCCGCTGAGCTTGTCGGCGGGCGTCGTGGTCGCGGTGGGGCGTACGGACGCCGAAGCGCAGCGCCGCGCGGCGCCGCTGCACGTGCCGAGCGCGCTGCCGCCGGAGGATCCGGTGGTCGGCTCGCCCGACGCGCTGGTGCAGCGCCTCGGCGAGCTGGCGGAGATCGGTGCCACCCGGGTCCACCTACGGATCATCGAGATGTCCGACCTCGACCATGTCGACCTGATCGCCGGACGCGTCCTCCCCCAGCTCGCCAACCAGTAA